Proteins co-encoded in one Candidatus Stoquefichus sp. SB1 genomic window:
- the ilvD gene encoding dihydroxy-acid dehydratase, with protein MKSDNVKKGVERAPHRSLFNALGMTEEELSRPLIGVVNSYNEIVPGHMNLDKIAEAVKKGIYLAGGTPIEVPAIAVCDGIAMNHTGMKYSLVTRELICDSTECLANAHQFDGLVMIPNCDKNVPGLLMAAARINIPTIFVSGGPMLAGRRVDGQQTCLSSLFEAVGQFNSGKITEEKLKEIEEKACPTCGSCSGMYTANSMNCLTEVLGMGLKGNGTIPAVYSERIRLAKHAGMQIMKLIEKDIKPRDIMNEKAFMNALTVDMALGCSTNSMLHLPAIAYEAGVELNLEIANEISKKTPNLCHLAPAGDTFIEDLNEAGGVYAVMNELDKLGILNTDVLTCTTKTLKENIAGCVNLDEKIIRPVTNPYSQTGGIAVLKGNLAPDSCVVKQSAVAPEMMQHKGPARVFDCEEDAIAAIRAGKIVAGDVVVIRYEGPKGGPGMREMLSPTSEIAGMGLDKDVALITDGRFSGATRGASIGHVSPEAAVGGPIAFVKEGDMIDIDIINHKIELLISDEEMAERKKNFKPKTPEVKGYLKKYASMVTSANTGAVLKVKE; from the coding sequence ATGAAAAGTGATAATGTCAAAAAAGGTGTTGAAAGAGCACCGCATAGATCTTTATTTAACGCATTAGGAATGACAGAAGAAGAATTATCAAGACCCTTAATTGGAGTTGTCAATTCATATAATGAAATTGTTCCTGGACATATGAATTTAGATAAAATTGCTGAAGCCGTTAAAAAAGGTATTTATTTAGCTGGTGGGACACCAATTGAAGTTCCTGCGATTGCCGTTTGTGATGGAATTGCGATGAATCATACAGGAATGAAATATTCTTTAGTGACAAGAGAATTGATTTGTGATAGTACAGAATGTTTAGCAAATGCTCATCAATTTGATGGTCTTGTCATGATTCCAAATTGTGATAAAAATGTGCCTGGATTATTAATGGCAGCAGCACGTATCAATATTCCAACAATCTTTGTAAGTGGCGGTCCAATGTTAGCAGGACGTCGTGTTGATGGACAACAGACATGTTTATCTTCATTGTTTGAAGCTGTTGGGCAATTTAATTCTGGTAAAATTACTGAAGAAAAATTAAAAGAAATAGAAGAAAAAGCATGTCCAACATGTGGATCTTGTTCAGGTATGTATACCGCTAATTCAATGAACTGTTTAACAGAAGTTTTAGGAATGGGATTAAAAGGAAATGGGACAATTCCAGCAGTTTATAGTGAAAGAATTAGACTTGCAAAACATGCTGGTATGCAAATCATGAAATTGATTGAAAAAGATATTAAACCAAGAGATATTATGAATGAAAAAGCATTTATGAATGCTTTAACTGTAGATATGGCTTTAGGGTGTTCAACAAACTCAATGTTACATTTACCTGCCATTGCTTATGAAGCAGGAGTGGAATTGAATTTGGAAATTGCGAATGAAATTAGTAAGAAAACACCTAACTTATGTCATTTAGCACCTGCTGGAGATACATTTATTGAAGATTTAAATGAAGCTGGTGGTGTCTATGCCGTGATGAATGAATTAGATAAATTAGGCATCTTGAATACTGATGTATTAACATGTACAACAAAAACATTAAAAGAAAATATTGCTGGTTGTGTCAATCTAGATGAAAAGATTATTCGACCAGTAACCAATCCATATAGTCAAACTGGTGGAATTGCTGTTTTGAAAGGAAATTTAGCACCTGATAGTTGTGTTGTTAAGCAAAGTGCGGTTGCACCAGAAATGATGCAACATAAAGGACCAGCAAGAGTCTTTGATTGTGAAGAGGATGCAATTGCTGCTATTCGTGCTGGTAAAATTGTTGCTGGTGATGTTGTTGTTATTCGTTATGAAGGACCTAAAGGTGGTCCAGGAATGCGTGAAATGTTATCACCAACAAGTGAAATTGCAGGGATGGGCTTAGATAAAGATGTGGCTTTAATTACTGATGGTCGTTTCTCAGGGGCAACACGTGGTGCTTCAATTGGACATGTTTCACCTGAAGCAGCTGTTGGAGGTCCGATTGCTTTTGTTAAAGAAGGCGATATGATTGATATTGATATTATTAATCATAAAATTGAGTTGTTGATTAGTGATGAAGAAATGGCAGAAAGAAAGAAAAATTTCAAACCAAAGACTCCAGAGGTCAAAGGATATCTTAAAAAATATGCATCAATGGTGACTTCTGCTAATACTGGAGCTGTATTGAAAGTAAAAGAATAA
- the ilvB gene encoding biosynthetic-type acetolactate synthase large subunit, which produces MEMKGSDIVVECLLEQGVETVFGYPGGTILEIYDSLYKYQDKINHVLTSHEQGASHAADGYARATGKVGVCMATSGPGATNLVTGIATAQMDSIPLVAITANQAVSLLGKDSFQEVDIAGVTMPVTKHNFIVKKVEDLAPTIRKAFQIAKEGRPGAVLVDITKDVTLAHCEYVRTEPEKIERRSYTYPTSTIKQAIEMIEASEKPFVFVGGGAVAANASVELREFVEKIDAPVTDSLMGKGAFDGTNPRYTGMLGMHGTKASNLGVSECDLLIVVGARFSDRVTGNTKKFARHAKIIHIDVDAAEINKNVVVDLGIVGDAKSVLSALNLLLKQQNHPQWLKEIRALKDQYPLTYNPDILTGPYVIEQIEALTDNNAIICTEVGQNQMWAAQYYHYKRPRQFISSGGLGTMGYGLGASMGAKYAKPDQFVFNIAGDGCFRMNMNELATASRYNVPIIEVILNNHVLGMVRQWQTLFYGKRYSATILDDKVDFCKVAEGLGCKAIKVTTKEQVVPALQEAMDHNGPVVIECVIQEDDKVFPMVAPGAAIDEVFDQDDVNE; this is translated from the coding sequence ATGGAAATGAAAGGATCAGATATTGTTGTTGAGTGTTTACTTGAACAAGGGGTTGAAACTGTGTTTGGGTATCCTGGTGGCACAATTCTAGAAATCTATGATAGTTTATATAAATATCAGGATAAGATTAACCATGTCTTGACTTCTCATGAACAAGGGGCTTCACATGCGGCTGATGGTTATGCACGTGCAACTGGTAAAGTTGGAGTTTGTATGGCAACGAGTGGTCCTGGAGCAACAAATCTTGTCACAGGTATTGCTACAGCACAAATGGACTCAATTCCACTTGTTGCGATTACTGCCAATCAGGCAGTTTCATTGCTAGGAAAAGACAGTTTTCAGGAAGTAGATATTGCTGGAGTGACAATGCCAGTAACAAAACATAATTTCATTGTTAAAAAAGTAGAAGACTTGGCACCAACAATTCGTAAAGCTTTCCAAATTGCAAAAGAAGGAAGACCAGGAGCTGTCCTTGTTGATATTACAAAAGATGTGACTTTAGCACATTGTGAATATGTACGAACAGAACCAGAAAAAATTGAAAGAAGAAGTTACACATATCCAACATCAACAATTAAACAGGCTATTGAAATGATAGAAGCCAGTGAAAAACCATTTGTTTTTGTTGGAGGCGGTGCTGTTGCTGCTAATGCTTCTGTTGAATTAAGAGAATTTGTTGAGAAAATTGATGCACCAGTTACAGATTCATTGATGGGAAAAGGTGCTTTTGATGGAACAAATCCTCGTTATACAGGAATGTTAGGAATGCATGGAACAAAAGCAAGTAATCTAGGTGTTTCTGAATGTGATTTATTAATTGTTGTTGGGGCAAGATTTAGTGATCGTGTTACAGGAAATACTAAGAAATTTGCAAGACATGCGAAAATTATTCATATTGATGTTGATGCAGCAGAAATCAATAAGAATGTTGTTGTGGATTTAGGTATTGTTGGTGATGCAAAAAGTGTTCTTAGTGCACTTAATTTGTTGTTAAAACAACAAAACCATCCACAATGGTTAAAAGAAATTAGAGCCTTAAAAGATCAATATCCATTAACATATAATCCTGATATTTTAACAGGTCCTTATGTTATTGAACAAATTGAAGCTTTAACTGATAATAATGCGATTATCTGTACAGAAGTAGGTCAAAATCAAATGTGGGCTGCTCAATATTATCATTATAAAAGACCACGCCAATTTATTTCGAGTGGTGGACTTGGAACAATGGGTTATGGTTTAGGAGCATCAATGGGTGCAAAATATGCAAAACCTGATCAGTTTGTTTTTAATATCGCTGGTGATGGATGTTTTAGAATGAATATGAATGAATTAGCCACTGCATCTCGTTATAATGTCCCTATTATTGAAGTTATTTTAAATAACCATGTTTTAGGGATGGTTAGACAATGGCAAACTTTATTTTATGGTAAACGTTATTCAGCAACGATTTTAGATGATAAAGTTGATTTTTGTAAAGTTGCTGAAGGTTTAGGATGTAAAGCTATTAAGGTCACAACAAAAGAACAAGTTGTGCCAGCACTTCAAGAAGCAATGGATCATAATGGACCAGTTGTGATTGAATGTGTCATTCAAGAAGATGATAAAGTATTCCCAATGGTAGCACCTGGTGCAGCTATTGATGAAGTCTTTGATCAAGATGACGTAAATGAATAA
- a CDS encoding SWIM zinc finger family protein yields MGLLDIASSRTISRGFDYYFNDYVKDVKQINDYEYEGYVKGSLNEPYFVHINIKHPKKSYCNCPFANGNRICKHMIALYFTVFEDEANEYEEWLNSSYDEYDEYDEYEYDDYSIENSFKEPLFFNQVLDNYLDSLSATQLKTTLKEILLKDKESTYFQYLKDYYKTYLGQDCSDLYFLDYLNNKIEEIISFHDYDYYDFSQKILTRKDKEKLIKLYNEKQNRSIIEQMILKPKLAVFDDYRHIVLSLKNQIEEKTLKNFSELLTSYFDTLKSYRIRNTIPKSNVLIILDMINNYSIHNQAESLLKNAKYIEYIEYLIKNSIDVHLLYENFIQVIQKNYFKNKEYIPDILLAFYVNDKNNQEKFKQYMIYKFLANGDSISLRYLMTCHDFYKIFDELESKMKNPYLLAKLYAGSHKIDKLWSLLNQDYNQNYLYEYVEELKDEYQDKLYEIFINHFYETLKEGKSREVYRKAVKDIKVIYKLNDGHQLVDGIIEDLKNSNYKKCVALFDEIKKAYEVI; encoded by the coding sequence ATGGGGCTTCTTGATATAGCTAGCAGTAGAACTATTAGTAGAGGATTTGATTATTATTTTAATGATTATGTGAAAGATGTTAAACAAATTAATGATTACGAATATGAAGGATATGTCAAAGGAAGTTTAAATGAACCTTATTTTGTTCATATAAATATCAAACATCCTAAAAAATCGTATTGCAATTGTCCTTTTGCTAATGGAAATCGTATTTGTAAACATATGATTGCTTTATATTTCACAGTATTTGAAGATGAGGCAAATGAATATGAAGAATGGCTGAATAGTAGCTATGATGAATATGATGAGTATGACGAATATGAATATGATGATTATTCAATAGAGAATAGTTTTAAAGAACCATTATTTTTTAATCAAGTTTTAGATAACTATCTTGATTCCTTGTCTGCCACTCAACTTAAAACCACACTCAAAGAAATACTTTTAAAAGACAAAGAAAGTACGTATTTTCAATATCTAAAAGATTATTATAAAACATATTTAGGTCAAGATTGTTCTGACTTATATTTCTTAGATTATTTAAATAATAAAATAGAGGAAATAATATCATTTCATGATTATGATTATTATGATTTCTCCCAAAAAATTTTAACAAGAAAAGATAAAGAAAAACTGATCAAGTTATATAATGAAAAACAGAATAGAAGTATTATTGAACAAATGATTTTAAAACCTAAACTCGCAGTTTTTGATGATTATCGTCATATAGTCTTATCATTAAAAAATCAGATAGAGGAAAAGACATTAAAAAATTTTTCAGAATTATTAACTTCTTACTTTGATACACTCAAAAGTTATAGAATTAGAAATACAATTCCTAAATCAAATGTTTTAATTATTCTGGATATGATTAATAATTATTCAATCCATAACCAAGCAGAATCTTTATTAAAAAATGCTAAGTATATAGAATATATAGAATATTTAATAAAGAATTCTATAGATGTTCATTTGTTATATGAAAATTTTATACAAGTTATTCAAAAGAATTATTTTAAAAATAAGGAGTATATACCAGATATATTATTAGCATTTTATGTAAATGATAAAAATAATCAAGAAAAATTCAAACAATATATGATTTATAAATTTTTAGCAAATGGAGATTCAATAAGTTTAAGGTATTTAATGACATGTCATGATTTTTATAAAATATTTGATGAATTAGAATCAAAAATGAAAAATCCTTATTTATTAGCAAAATTATATGCTGGCAGTCATAAAATAGATAAATTATGGTCATTATTAAACCAAGATTATAATCAAAACTATTTATATGAATACGTTGAAGAATTAAAGGATGAGTATCAGGATAAATTGTATGAAATTTTTATAAATCATTTTTATGAGACTTTAAAAGAAGGAAAATCAAGAGAAGTTTATCGAAAAGCAGTTAAAGATATAAAGGTTATTTATAAGTTAAATGATGGTCATCAATTGGTTGATGGCATTATAGAAGATTTAAAGAATTCTAATTATAAAAAATGTGTTGCTTTGTTTGATGAAATCAAAAAAGCATATGAAGTTATTTGA
- a CDS encoding MurR/RpiR family transcriptional regulator: MKFEDRVLKYEFQLNDTDDEIIDYIRKNKQQINKLSIQKIASDLYTVPNSVMRLAKKLGYTGFSQLKVLIQQEENDEDQIAKSQIPKNVIKTIELIDYNKLYDAAKKMKICKTIHFLGVGDSLSYCEMMVRHVRCLDKRAEYYQSYHDIDFQSRHCDKNDLLFIISASGENQRLIEVAKDAKERGIITIGVTHFSKNGLSQAVDIPLYFYGEPRKVNGYNVNDRTGLMILLRELSEVFWRIYCV; the protein is encoded by the coding sequence ATGAAATTTGAAGATAGAGTATTAAAATATGAATTTCAATTGAATGATACAGATGATGAAATTATAGACTACATAAGAAAGAATAAGCAGCAAATCAATAAATTATCCATCCAAAAGATAGCAAGTGATCTTTATACAGTTCCTAACTCAGTTATGCGTCTTGCTAAGAAATTAGGATATACAGGGTTTTCTCAACTTAAGGTTTTAATTCAACAAGAAGAAAATGATGAAGATCAAATTGCAAAATCTCAAATTCCAAAGAATGTTATTAAAACAATCGAATTAATAGATTATAATAAACTTTATGATGCTGCTAAGAAAATGAAAATATGCAAAACTATTCATTTCCTAGGAGTAGGGGATTCTTTGTCTTATTGTGAAATGATGGTAAGACATGTGAGGTGTCTGGATAAGCGTGCTGAATATTATCAGAGTTATCATGATATTGATTTTCAATCAAGACATTGTGATAAAAATGACCTGTTGTTTATTATTAGTGCAAGTGGTGAGAATCAAAGGTTAATTGAAGTTGCTAAGGATGCTAAAGAAAGAGGGATCATAACAATTGGAGTGACTCATTTTAGTAAAAACGGGTTGAGTCAGGCTGTAGATATACCATTATATTTCTATGGTGAACCCAGAAAAGTAAATGGTTATAACGTAAATGATAGAACAGGTTTGATGATTCTATTAAGAGAATTAAGTGAAGTTTTTTGGAGAATTTACTGTGTATAA